GGGCCCGCCGATCACCACGGCAAGGTGGTAAGGCGGACAGGCCGCCGTGCCCAACGAGCGAAGCTTGGCTTCGATGAAGCCCACAAGGCTCTCGGGGTTGAGCAGCGCCTTGGTCTCCTGATAAAGGAAACTCTTGTTGGCCGAGCCGCCTCCTTTGGCCATGAAGAGGAATTTGTAGGCGGCTCCCTCTGTGGCGAAGATCTCGATCTGCGCGGGCAGATTGGTCTTCGTGTTCACCTCACGAAAAAGGTCGAGCGGGGCCAGTTGCGAATACCGCAGGTTGGTCTCCGTGTAGGTCTGAAGAATGCCGCGCGACAAGGCGGCTTGGTCGTTGGCGCCGGTGAAGACCCGCTCACCCTTTTTGCCCATGACGATCGCGGTGCCGGTGTCCTGGCACATCGGCAAGATTCCCCCTGCCGCGATGTTGGCGTTCTTGAGCAGGTCCAGCGCCACGAAGCGGTCGTTCGACGAAGCCTCGGGGTCTCCCAGGATCTTTGCCAGCTGTTCCAGATGCGCTGGCCGTAAGAGATGTGAGATGTCGCGCATCGCCTGCTGGGCCAGCAGCGTGAGCGCCTCGGGTTCAACCTTCAAAAACGAATGGCCCGCCGCCTCGAAGGTGCTGACGTGGTCGCCGCTCAGCTTGCGATAGGGCGTGGTGTCGGGGCCAAGGGGAAGGAGATCTTGGTAGGTGAACTCAGTCATCGGGCCGTGCCTGGCGCGCACTATAGCACCCGCATCGGCCCCCCCGTCCGGGCGATGGGGTCGCGGCTTCACGTGCGAACGTCACGCGCGATACACGAACACGCGCACCGGTCCGCGGCGAAGCCCCGTGCGGCCCGGCGGGATGTACTCGACCTCGGGGGCTGCGGGCTCGTCGCCCCGTGGGGCGGGGCGGAACGCCGGCTCCGGCCAGGCCGACGACCAAAGGCCCCACCCGCCGAAAGGCAAAGACGCACGGGCGGCGAAGCGCGCCAGGCGCAGCTCGGCCGAGCCCATCACCCACAACAAAACCGCAAGCGCGACCAGCTGCAGGTGCAGCCCGAAAAGCCCGAAAAGCCCGAGCCCCACGGCAAACACCCGGGCCACCTTCACGGCGAGCTCCGTGGCCGGCAAATGCCCCATGCGCAAGGACAGCGCCGCGCGCAAGATGCGGCCTCCGTCCATCGGCAGCGCCGGGAGCAGGTTGAACACGCCGATGCCCAAGTTGATGAGGGCCACCCACCCGAGCGCCCCACTGCCCAACGGCAGCGAAGCCAGATAGCTCACGCCCGCAAGGGCAAAGGACACCGCAGGGCCCGCGGCCGCAATCGCGATTTCGTGGCGGGGGTGGCGGGGCGCATCCAGCATTTTCGCCGCGCCTCCGAAGAAGTGCAGCTCGATCTCCTTGATGCGCACGCCCAGACGGCGCGCCACCAGCGCGTGCCCCAGCTCGTGCAGCAGCACCGACGCAAACGCCACCAGCACCAGCGGGATCGCCTGCAGCCCACCCGACCACAACGCCACCACACCCAAAAGGAGCAGGAAGGAAACGCTGACCTTGATCGGAAACCCGAAGATTCGGCCGAGGGAGAAGCCACGCATGATGCTACCTTTCGGAAGCACCCGGCTTTACCCGTCAATCACGCGCTTCGTCGGAGCAGCGTGCGGGTACTCCAGTCGATCACCGTGATCGTGCCCGGCTGAACGAACTCGGCCTGACCCAGGCGGTGGCACAGCAGGCGAATGACGCCCCCGTGGGTGAAAAGCAGATGCCGGCCAGGGGGCAAGGTGGCCAAAAAGGACTCGACGCGCTCTTGCAGCTGGACGATAGACTCACCGCCCGGCGCCTCGAACCCCTCGAAGCGCAGCAGCGCTTCTTTGTACTCGGCATCGAGGGTTTGCCAGAGCTGCCCTTCGAGCGAGCCAAAATCAATCTCCCGGAGCCGCCGGTCGCGGGAGGGATCCCCATAGGCAAGCTGCGCCGTCCGCACGGCCCGTGTGAGATCGGACGACCAGACCTGATCGAAGCTGACTTCCCGCAGGCGCGGCGCCAGAGCACGTGCCTGCGCTTCGCCATCGGCCGTGAGCTCCACGTCGTCCCATCCCGCCAAGGCGCCATCACGGTTGCGCGTCGTTTGGCCGTGACGAACAAGCCAGAGTTCTTGACCGGGCACGCTCATCGCTTCGCCTTTCCCCTGTGTAACACGCAGCCTTGAGCCTGGCATGCGAACACCACCCGCGCCAACAAAGGCGAGGGGACGCGCAAGCGACGTGCCCCGCAGGCGCCCGCGACAGAGGCGCCCGGGCCCCAGGGCGGGCCCCAGGGCGCTCAAGACGGGTCATTCGCGGTCGATGGGGAGCCGGGGCGTCCACGACGCCGCCTGCTCTTTGGTCATGCGCCGCCGCAGAAAGGCCGGTGTGTCGAGCTCGCTCTCGAAATGGCCCATTTCACCGTTGAAGGCGGGCATGCCGTAGTCGGACCCGCGGCGCGCGCCCTGCGGGGGCCCTGGGTTGCGCGCGCTGGCCACCTGTGCGGGTTGATGAATGACCGGGCGCGACTCGGGAGCCGGGGTCCACTCGGGCACGGGGCCCGAAGGGGGGTGCGCCGAAGCCACGGGTACGGCCAGATCGGGGGGCGCCATCATCGCGGGGTTGGCGTGGAAAGCCGGGTTGGCCCCATAACGCAAGGTCACCGACTGATGAGCCGGTTGCACGCCCGCCTCATGGGCGGCCGTCTCCCAGGGCATGCCGTAGGGTGAGCGATCCGTGGGTTCGGCGGTCTCGGCGAACACGGGGGCAAGCCCGGGCGCGGCCGGCGCCAGGGCAGGCTCGAACGGGACGGGCCGCGCGTGGCTCACCGGCTCCGAGGCGGGAGCCACACCCGAAGAAATGGGCAAGGCCATCTGCTCGCGGCGCACGGGCACCCGCAGCGTGCCGCGCCCGTCACCCGCATCCAGCGCAGGACCTGCGAACCCGGTTGCGATGACCGTGATCCGCACCTCGTCCCCGCAGTTCGGGTCGATGACCGAGCCAAAGATGATGTTGCACTCGGGATCGGCCGCCTCGTGCACGAGCGAACACGCCTCCTGCACTTCGGCGAGGGTGAGATCCGGGCCGCCCGTGATGTTCACCAGGATGCCGGTGGCGCCGTTGATGGAGACGTCCTCGAGCAAGGGAGAGTTGATGGCCATGCGCGCCGACTCGATGGCGCGCTTTTCGCCCGTGGCCCGGCCCGTGCCCATGAGCGCCCGGCCCATGCCGGTCATGATGGTGCGCACGTCGGCGAAGTCCACGTTGATGAGGCCCGGCACCATCACGAGATCGCTGATGCCGCGCACGGCGTTCAGGCAGACGGCGTCGACCATGGAGAACGCGTCTTTGAGGGCCGTCTTTGTGCCAGCAAGGCCGAGCAAGCGATCGTTCGGGATCACGATGAGCGCGTCCACGGCCTTCGCCAGCTGCGCGATGCCTCCGGCCGCTCGCTTTTTGCGCTGCATGCCCTCGAAGGTAAACGGCCTCGTCACTACACCCACGGTGAGGGCGCCGAGATCCCGCGCCACCTGCGCGATCACGGGCGCGGCCCCCGTTCCGGTGCCTCCCCCCATGCCGGCGGTCACGAACACCATGTCGGCGCCGGTCAGCACCTCGGCCATGCGTTGCGCGTCTTCCAGAGCCGCGGCGGCGCCGATGTCGGGGTTGGCCCCCGCACCGAGGCCCTTCGTCAGGCCTTTGCCGATCTGGATCTTCGTGGGCGCCATGTTCGCGCTCAACACCTGGCAATCGGTGTTGGCGACGACGAAGTCGACACCCTGAATCCCAGCTTCGATCATCGTGTTGACGGAGTTGCCACCGCCACCTCCAACGCCAACCACCTTGATGACGGGCTGGCCAGTCGCCGAAACGTCGTCGAATTCGAGCATGCGCTTTGTTTCTCCCTTGGGATCCAGGAATCTCATGCGCGCGAGCGTGACCAAAATTTTCGATCACATTTTGCGCGCACCTGAACAGGCGTTGCCCTGTGGGACCCGAGCGCCAGCCTGGCCCCGCCACAGCGGCTTTCAGAAGGTATTCGAGATCATGCGCCGGAACTTCTCGAAGAAGCTTCGTCGGCGCGGCCCTTCGGCGTGCGTGTCCATGCCTTGCTGCTGGGCCCCGTAGAGCACGAGGCCAAGGCCCGTGGCAAACGCGGGGGTCTTCACCGCATCGGCCAGCCCCCCCACGCCCTTGGGTGTACCCACGCGCACGGGAAGGCCCAGGATCTCTTCCGCCAGCTCGGCCATTCCCGGCAGCTGCGTGGCGCCACCCGTGATCACCGCGCCCGACGCCAGCAAGTCCTCGCAGCCAAGCCGCGCGATCTCGCCCTTGACCAGCTGGAAGATCTCTTCGACCCGCGGCTGGATGATGTCGCGGCAAAGCATCTGGCGGGACAGCACCCGCGGTTCGCGCCCGCCCACGGAAGGTACCTCGATGGTCTCGCCCTCCTCGACCATGCTGGCCGTGGCGCAGCCGAAGTGGTGCTTGATGCGCTCGGCCTCGTGGGGCGGCGTGCGCAGGCCAAACGCGATGTCGCTCGTCAGCTGGTGGCCACCGATGGGCAGCACCGACGTGTGGGCCACGGCGCCGTCGCAGAACACGGCGATGTCCGTGGTGCCCCCACCGATGTCCACCAGGGCCACACCCAGGCCCTTTTCGTCCTCCTCCAACACCGCTTCGCCCGAGGCCAGCGGCTCGAGCACGATGTCGAGCACCTCGAGATCGGCGCGCGTGCAACACTTCACGATGTTCTGGGCGGCGGCGGCCGCGGCGGTGACGATGTGTACCCGGGCCTCGAGCCGCACCCCACACATGCCGAGCGGCTCCCGCACGCCGTCTTGGCCATCGATCTGATACTCCTGGGGCAACACGTGCACGATGTGACGATCGGCCGGCAGCGCGATCGCACGCGCGAGATCCAGCACCTTGGCCACGTCCGTGGGCCGGACCTCTTTGTCCTTGATCGCCACCGTGCCCGTGGAGTTCACGCCCTTGATGTGCCCACCGGCCACCCCCACGTAAACCTGCGAGATCTCGCAGCCGGACATGCCCTCGGCTTCGGCCACGGCCTGCTTGATCGCCGCAACGGTCGAATCGATGTTGACGATCACGCCCTTTTTGAGACCGCGCGAAAGCTGGGTGCCCACCCCAATGACGTCCAACCCGTCCTCGCCCCGTTCGGCGACGACACAGGCGATCTTGGTGGTCCCGATGTCCAGCCCCACGATGATGTCGGAACTCCGTCTGGCCATGTGATGTCTCTTTCTTCGCCGCTTAGCTGTCGCCCAAAGTGAGCCGCAACGAAACCCGGCTTTTCGGCGAGCCGTCCAGATGGACCACCCGCAACGAACCGGGGCCGTCGAGGCCCGCATTCTCGAGAGCATCGAGGATCTGGTCGAGACGCGCCAATTTTTCACCATGCGCTTCCCGGCCCAGCCGCACCTCCGCCCCCGTATCCAGAAAGTACAAGGAGAACCCGTAGCGCGCGTCGATGCGCACCTCCGACAGAGGCGGCCGGGACGTGACCGCCCGGTAGGTCTCGAGCAGCTTCAGAGCCTGCTTGTAAGCGGCCCTGACGGCCGCCGGCTCTTCGGTGTACCGCTGCCGATCGAGGCCAGTCAGCACCACGAGCCCCGCCGCCTCAGACGTGGTCGCGCGCTTGAAGGGCAAACCCTCGGGATCAACCAAATAAAGTCCACCCAACATCGCCGCGGCCGCAACCCGCCGTTCGATCACGTCGATCTGCAGGGTCGAAGGCAACTTGCGCTCGACGTGCACCGACTGTACCCAGGGGTGCCGGGCCACGCGGGCCGCGATCGCGTCGGGGTCGAGGGCCAGCAACCGTTCACCCGGGCGCACCGCCGCCAGCGCGATGATCTCGGACGAGCTCACGCGTTCGACAGGGCCCACCAGAATCTGCGCCACGGCAAAGCGGGGCGACTCCAGCACGTGCTCTAGGGCCCAGCGCCCCCCGAACACCACACCCACAAGAAAGCCGACCACCGCCACAGGGCGCGCCAGGCGGCGCAGCACCCCGGCCCCCCCCCGCGCGCCCGTGGCAAGACCCTCGGCGAGCGCCACGAACAGAGGTCGCCTCTCCAACATCACACGACGGTTCGCCTTGCGACGGCGCCGGCGCGGAATCTCGACGGCAAGGGTCTGCCCTCTCACGTGCGCGCGCCCCCCGGCGGCGAGAGGGCGGCCAGCACCTCGGCCCCCACCTTCGTGATGTCGCCCGCCCCCAGCGTGAGCAAGAGATCACCCGGGCGCACGAGCTGCGCGAGCGCGGCGCCCAGCGAAGGCCGCGGCACGTGAAGGGGTGCCTGCGCGGGAGGAAAACCCGCCAGCAGCACATCGAGCGTGCCGCCGGCGAGCGGCGCTTCACCCGCAGCGTAGATGTCCGTCACCACGAGCACGTCGGCGCCACCCAGCGAAGGGGCAAAGTCCTCGAGCAGATCGCGGGTCCGCGAGTACCGGTGGGGTTGGAACGCTACCACCAAACGGCGCTGGAAGAGCTTGGCCGCCGCAATCGTCGCCGCGATCTCGGTGGGGTGGTGCCCATAATCGTCGACGACCAGCACCCCGCCCGCCTCGCCGCGCACGGAAAACCGGCGATCGACGCCGTCGAAGGCCCCGAGCGCCTGCACGTAGGTCCCAAAGGGAACGCCGAGAAAATCGGCGACGGCCAGCGCACCCAGCGCGTTGCGTGCGTAGTGCACCCCCGGCATGCGCACGTGAACCTCGCCGAGCAGCTTGCCCTTGTGTTCGACGGCCATCCGCGTGCCCTGGGCCGTGGTTTCGAGCAAACTGCCGCGGTAGTCGCCCGCTGACAGGCCGTACGTCACGTGCCGCTTGAGCAGCTGGGGCGCCAGCGCCGCCGCGGCCGCGTCGTCGGCGCACAGGACCACCAGCCCATAAAACGGCACCTTGTTCGCGAAGTCGATGAACGCGTCCCGCAGGGCCTCCATGTCACCGTAGTGGTCCATGTGCTCACGATCCAGGTTCGTGATGAGCGCCACCATGGGAAACAGGTGACGGAACGAGCCGTCGGACTCGTCGGCCTCGGCCACCAGGATCTCACCGTGCCCCAGGCGGGCGTTCGAGCCCAGCGCCTGGGCCTTGCCCCCGATCACCACGGTGGGATCCATGTTGGCCGCGGCGAACACCGAGGCCAGCATGGTGGTGGTGCTCGTCTTGCCGTGCGAGCCCGCCACCGCCACGCCGTCTTTGACCCGCATGAGCTCGCCCAGCATCTCGGCCCTGGGGATCACCGGGATGTCCTGGGCCCGCGCCCGCTGCACCTCGGGGTTGTCGGGCCTGACGGCGCTCGAGACCACCACCACGTCGGCGCCCGCCATGTGTTCGGCCTTGTGGCCGATCCCGATGCGCGCTCCCAACGTGGTCAGCCGCCGCGTGACCTCGGTTTCGTGCAGGTCGGAGCCCGAGACGTGGTAGCCCAGGTTCAAGAGCACCTCGGCGATCCCGGACATACCAATGCCCCCGATGCCCACGAAGTGGATGGCGACGTCTCGTTTGCGGAACATGGTTGACCGTCTCCCAATCTGCGCCAAGGCGGGGGACGGTCCAAATTTTCGCACCCGCCGGGCGCGCCGCAGGCGCCAGGGCCGGGCGTCGCAGGCGGCACCAGGCCGCCTGGACCGTGACGCGGTCAGCGGGCGGCGTCCGGAACCAGGGACAAGGTCATCACCACGCCCAGGTGGTCCGAGGCCGTGAGCCCCCCGGGCGTGCGCGCGGGCAGGCCCACCAACGCGGGCCCGCGGGCTGCCACGTCGCCGCGGGTCAACACCAGATCGATGCGGCTGTCGAGGGCCGCGGGATCGCCGGCGGCCAGGTCCACGCAGCAGGTGTATCCAGGATCGCCCGGGCGTACGTTTTCCCACGGATCTCGGAAGAGGGTGCGAAGGAACCCGTAGCTGCGGGTCGAGCTGCGGTCTGCGGCGCTGTTGAAGTCTCCCAACAAGAGCACGGGCCCCGCGACAGGCCGCAGGCGCTCAACGAGTTCGTCGGCTTGAGCCTCCTGAAACGACTGGAGGAGGCCCCCCACTTCGAGGTGAGCATTGCCGAAGGTAAAGCGCGCCGTCCCCGCGCCCGAAGACGCCACCGTCTCGACGGTGCTGTAGCCACGCCGGATCTCGACCCGTGGCCCCGCTGCGCCTCCCACGTTGACCGTGAGATAGTTGGTGAACACGGTGGTGGTGGCGCCCGACACGAGCACCCCGGGCTTGGCGAGCGTGACGTCCCGGTCGGTCATACGCAGGTCGACGAGCTCCGTGCCGAGGCGCACCGGCAGCTCCACGTCGCTCAGCACGTTCTGCACCGCCACGACGTAGGTCAGCCCGCGGGCGGCAAGCTCAGCCTGAAGGATCGCGAGGAAGTCGAGCACCACCTCACTGGCGTTGACGCCCGGCACGGTCGCAAAGTCACTCGGGGACTGGCGCCGGTAGATCTCCACCTCCTGCAGAGCCAGCAGATCGGGCGCGTGGAGCGCCACTTCTTCAGCGAGCAGCTTGGCCCGCGCCGGGAAGTCGCTGCGCAAGACCTCGGCCCAAAACGCAGCGGCCAGGTCGGGCACGGCGTCCACGCTCGGCGCCAGGAGCACGTTGCTGATGTCCGCCCCCAGGTAGAGGTTGCGGGTCATGACCGACACGTCGACGCGGGGGCCCTCGTAGGAGTCCTCGCCCCCTCCACACCCGACCGCGGCCCACAAGGCCACCCCCAGCCGCACGGCCAAACCCACGCCCGAACCGGTACTCGACATCCCGTGCAGGATACCCGGTTCGGGCGCCCTCGGCCCGCGTAGCGCTCAGCCGACGGGGCGGCGGAGATCGAGGGTCAGGGGGAAGCGGGGGTTGGGTTCCGCGGCGGGCTCCGTCATGCGGCCCGGCGTATGGCCGAGCGCAAAGAAGCGGCTCACCCGACGCCCTTCGGCCTCGAGCCCGTTCGAGGGGAAGCGGTCGTAGCTGCGTCCCCCCGGATGCGCCACGTGGTACGAGCAGCCGCCCACGGAGCGCGACGACCAGGTGTCGAGCATGTCGAACACGAGCGGCGTGTGGATACCCACCGTAGGGTGCAGTGCGGACGGGGGCGCCCAGGCCTTGTAGCGCACACCCGCCACGTACTCTCCATTGGTTCCCGTGGGGGCCAGCGGCACGCGACGCCCGTTGCAGGTCAGCACATGTCGGGGATCCGTCATGTTCCTCACCTTCACCTCGAGCCGCTCGACCGAAGAGTCGACGTAGCGGGCCGTGCCCCCGGCGGCGACCTCTTCGCCCAGCACATGCCAGGGCTCGATCGCTTGCCGCAGCTCCACCTCCACGCCATCCACCGTCGTGCGACCGTAAAGCGGAAAGCGGAACTCGTGGTGAGGGGCAAACCATGCCGGGTCGAAGGTGAAGCCGGCTTGGCCGAGATCGAAGAGCACGTCGCGGAAGTCCTGCGCCACGAAGTGAGGCAGCAGGAACTTGTCGTGCAAGGAGGTGCCCCAGCGCACGAGCTTGCGGCGGTAAGGCTCACGCCAGAACCAGGCCACGAGCGCCCGTACGAGCAATTGCTGGGCGCAGCTCATGCGAGCATCCGGGGGCATCTCGAACGCACGCAGCTCGAGCAAGCCCTGCCGCCCGCTGGCGCTGTCGGGGCTGTAGAGCTTGTCGATGCACATCTCCGTGCGGTGGGTGTTGCCCGTAACGTCGATGAGCAGGTTCCGGAACAGGCGGTCCACCAACCACGGCGGCGGGTTCGAGGCCCAGGCATCGAGCTGGCCAAAGGCCACTTCGATCTCGTCCAGGGCGTCGTGACGAGCTTCGTCGATCCGCGGCGCCTGGCTGGTCGGCCCCACGAAGAGCCCCGAAAACAGGAAGGACAGCGAGGGGTGGTTCACCCAGTACGACAAGAGGCTGCGCAACAGATCGGGGCGCCTCAAAATGGGGCTGTCGGTGGGCGTGGCCCCTCCCAACACCAGATGGTTGCCGCCCCCCGTGCCCGTATGCCGGCCGTCCAACATGAACTTCTCGGTGCCGAGCCGCGTTTTGTGGGCCTCTTCGTAAAGGGCCAACGTGTTGTCGACGAGCGCCGGCCAGGACGCCGCGGGGTGGATGTTCACCTCCAGCACGCCGGGATCAGGCGTGACCTGAATCTTCGTCAGGCGGTGGTCGCTCGGCGGATGGTAGCCCTCGAGCCGCACCTTCACGCCGAGCGCGCGCGCCGTTTCCTCGATGTTGGTGACGAGGTCCAGGTACTCCTCGAGGCAGGTCGTGGGCGGCATGAACACGCATAGATGTCCCTGGCGTGGTTCCACACACAAGGCGGTGCGCGAGAGGTTCTCGGCCGAAGCCCCGGGCGCGGGCGGCGTGGGTGTGCCCTTGGGGCCACTCTCTGCCGTGAGCGGCCGCGCCTGCCGGACCCACTCGTCCCGCGCCGGCAGCGGCGTGCGCCGTGCGGTGGGGTCCTGCTCGTAGTGGTAGAGCATGTGGCCCGGGCTCGACCAGGGC
Above is a genomic segment from Myxococcales bacterium containing:
- a CDS encoding endonuclease/exonuclease/phosphatase family protein; amino-acid sequence: MSSTGSGVGLAVRLGVALWAAVGCGGGEDSYEGPRVDVSVMTRNLYLGADISNVLLAPSVDAVPDLAAAFWAEVLRSDFPARAKLLAEEVALHAPDLLALQEVEIYRRQSPSDFATVPGVNASEVVLDFLAILQAELAARGLTYVVAVQNVLSDVELPVRLGTELVDLRMTDRDVTLAKPGVLVSGATTTVFTNYLTVNVGGAAGPRVEIRRGYSTVETVASSGAGTARFTFGNAHLEVGGLLQSFQEAQADELVERLRPVAGPVLLLGDFNSAADRSSTRSYGFLRTLFRDPWENVRPGDPGYTCCVDLAAGDPAALDSRIDLVLTRGDVAARGPALVGLPARTPGGLTASDHLGVVMTLSLVPDAAR
- the murC gene encoding UDP-N-acetylmuramate--L-alanine ligase, with translation MFRKRDVAIHFVGIGGIGMSGIAEVLLNLGYHVSGSDLHETEVTRRLTTLGARIGIGHKAEHMAGADVVVVSSAVRPDNPEVQRARAQDIPVIPRAEMLGELMRVKDGVAVAGSHGKTSTTTMLASVFAAANMDPTVVIGGKAQALGSNARLGHGEILVAEADESDGSFRHLFPMVALITNLDREHMDHYGDMEALRDAFIDFANKVPFYGLVVLCADDAAAAALAPQLLKRHVTYGLSAGDYRGSLLETTAQGTRMAVEHKGKLLGEVHVRMPGVHYARNALGALAVADFLGVPFGTYVQALGAFDGVDRRFSVRGEAGGVLVVDDYGHHPTEIAATIAAAKLFQRRLVVAFQPHRYSRTRDLLEDFAPSLGGADVLVVTDIYAAGEAPLAGGTLDVLLAGFPPAQAPLHVPRPSLGAALAQLVRPGDLLLTLGAGDITKVGAEVLAALSPPGGART
- a CDS encoding histidine phosphatase family protein encodes the protein MSVPGQELWLVRHGQTTRNRDGALAGWDDVELTADGEAQARALAPRLREVSFDQVWSSDLTRAVRTAQLAYGDPSRDRRLREIDFGSLEGQLWQTLDAEYKEALLRFEGFEAPGGESIVQLQERVESFLATLPPGRHLLFTHGGVIRLLCHRLGQAEFVQPGTITVIDWSTRTLLRRSA
- a CDS encoding transglutaminase family protein, which encodes MSIRVSLHHETTYRYDRPVYFGPHVVRLRPAPHCRTPIQAYSLKVSPGDHFVNWQQDPFGNYQARLVFPKAARDLKVEVDLVAEMTTINPFDFFLDEDAEYYPFTYEPALAQELAPYRETKAWGGRFADFVGHLKSDLARPGRRSIDVLVDINRAVQTALKYDIRMEPGVFTPEETLTRGHGSCRDFAWLMVQALRQVGFGARFVSGYSIQLKADKKPLEGPAGVLEDCTDLHAWAEVFLPGAGWIGFDATNGLLAAEGHIPLACTAEPSTAAPIFGSFGWDREHEDDKLNEDFKFTMRVERIEDRPRSTKPYSDEQWHAIVAAGNAVDAVLEAGDVRLTMGGEPTFVSVDDMEGAEWNMAALGPHKEAMADELSHRLLDRFAPGGFLHHGQGKWYPGEPLPRWAYSIYFRKDGEPVWTDPKLFSSSQAPGKATAEQAKLFVDELAQRLGVAKGFAIPGYEDAWYYLWRERRLPVNVDPFESRLEDAMERKRLHDVFEQGLKTVVGYALPLRAVYETDRRFRWVTGRWFVRAERMYLIPGDSAMGYRLPLDSLPWSSPGHMLYHYEQDPTARRTPLPARDEWVRQARPLTAESGPKGTPTPPAPGASAENLSRTALCVEPRQGHLCVFMPPTTCLEEYLDLVTNIEETARALGVKVRLEGYHPPSDHRLTKIQVTPDPGVLEVNIHPAASWPALVDNTLALYEEAHKTRLGTEKFMLDGRHTGTGGGNHLVLGGATPTDSPILRRPDLLRSLLSYWVNHPSLSFLFSGLFVGPTSQAPRIDEARHDALDEIEVAFGQLDAWASNPPPWLVDRLFRNLLIDVTGNTHRTEMCIDKLYSPDSASGRQGLLELRAFEMPPDARMSCAQQLLVRALVAWFWREPYRRKLVRWGTSLHDKFLLPHFVAQDFRDVLFDLGQAGFTFDPAWFAPHHEFRFPLYGRTTVDGVEVELRQAIEPWHVLGEEVAAGGTARYVDSSVERLEVKVRNMTDPRHVLTCNGRRVPLAPTGTNGEYVAGVRYKAWAPPSALHPTVGIHTPLVFDMLDTWSSRSVGGCSYHVAHPGGRSYDRFPSNGLEAEGRRVSRFFALGHTPGRMTEPAAEPNPRFPLTLDLRRPVG
- a CDS encoding FtsQ-type POTRA domain-containing protein; this translates as MRGQTLAVEIPRRRRRKANRRVMLERRPLFVALAEGLATGARGGAGVLRRLARPVAVVGFLVGVVFGGRWALEHVLESPRFAVAQILVGPVERVSSSEIIALAAVRPGERLLALDPDAIAARVARHPWVQSVHVERKLPSTLQIDVIERRVAAAAMLGGLYLVDPEGLPFKRATTSEAAGLVVLTGLDRQRYTEEPAAVRAAYKQALKLLETYRAVTSRPPLSEVRIDARYGFSLYFLDTGAEVRLGREAHGEKLARLDQILDALENAGLDGPGSLRVVHLDGSPKSRVSLRLTLGDS
- a CDS encoding site-2 protease family protein, whose protein sequence is MRGFSLGRIFGFPIKVSVSFLLLLGVVALWSGGLQAIPLVLVAFASVLLHELGHALVARRLGVRIKEIELHFFGGAAKMLDAPRHPRHEIAIAAAGPAVSFALAGVSYLASLPLGSGALGWVALINLGIGVFNLLPALPMDGGRILRAALSLRMGHLPATELAVKVARVFAVGLGLFGLFGLHLQLVALAVLLWVMGSAELRLARFAARASLPFGGWGLWSSAWPEPAFRPAPRGDEPAAPEVEYIPPGRTGLRRGPVRVFVYRA
- the ftsA gene encoding cell division protein FtsA, with the translated sequence MARRSSDIIVGLDIGTTKIACVVAERGEDGLDVIGVGTQLSRGLKKGVIVNIDSTVAAIKQAVAEAEGMSGCEISQVYVGVAGGHIKGVNSTGTVAIKDKEVRPTDVAKVLDLARAIALPADRHIVHVLPQEYQIDGQDGVREPLGMCGVRLEARVHIVTAAAAAAQNIVKCCTRADLEVLDIVLEPLASGEAVLEEDEKGLGVALVDIGGGTTDIAVFCDGAVAHTSVLPIGGHQLTSDIAFGLRTPPHEAERIKHHFGCATASMVEEGETIEVPSVGGREPRVLSRQMLCRDIIQPRVEEIFQLVKGEIARLGCEDLLASGAVITGGATQLPGMAELAEEILGLPVRVGTPKGVGGLADAVKTPAFATGLGLVLYGAQQQGMDTHAEGPRRRSFFEKFRRMISNTF
- the ftsZ gene encoding cell division protein FtsZ — encoded protein: MLEFDDVSATGQPVIKVVGVGGGGGNSVNTMIEAGIQGVDFVVANTDCQVLSANMAPTKIQIGKGLTKGLGAGANPDIGAAAALEDAQRMAEVLTGADMVFVTAGMGGGTGTGAAPVIAQVARDLGALTVGVVTRPFTFEGMQRKKRAAGGIAQLAKAVDALIVIPNDRLLGLAGTKTALKDAFSMVDAVCLNAVRGISDLVMVPGLINVDFADVRTIMTGMGRALMGTGRATGEKRAIESARMAINSPLLEDVSINGATGILVNITGGPDLTLAEVQEACSLVHEAADPECNIIFGSVIDPNCGDEVRITVIATGFAGPALDAGDGRGTLRVPVRREQMALPISSGVAPASEPVSHARPVPFEPALAPAAPGLAPVFAETAEPTDRSPYGMPWETAAHEAGVQPAHQSVTLRYGANPAFHANPAMMAPPDLAVPVASAHPPSGPVPEWTPAPESRPVIHQPAQVASARNPGPPQGARRGSDYGMPAFNGEMGHFESELDTPAFLRRRMTKEQAASWTPRLPIDRE